The stretch of DNA AGGGACGTTAACTATACCAGCAGAAAAATCATTCATGGTGACGAATGTAAAATTTAGAGGTCCTTGCAAACCCAAAATTCATATTCaggtatattatatatataaatttactaTATGTACTTATCAACTTATGAGTACCGCTCGTACATTGTTGTaatcattttttcatttaataaaaagattataataataacataacatgcatgtttatcaccaaaaaaaaaaaaaaaaaaacataacatgcAATTAATTCacaactaaaataatattttattacgaatttaaattaatttttaaatttaattgtttCAAATAGGTATTTACCTTAAATCTATTCGAAGTTAAAATATGaagtttcaacaaaaaaaaaactttatttatattaattatttactaTTAATACTTAAAGAAAGATCGTGAGATTTTATTTTCGTAAAGAATACTGTGAGATTTATTTATAAGTTACAGTGTGATGTGAATAActaagtttaatattttatgtatttttatttgtttttgtgttaAGTCTATATTGACGGACTTATTTTATTTGCACttattttaatctttttttttttttgcttagaacaaaaattcaatttccATAAAGAAAACTCCATATATGTGTTATTCTGTAATCTTTATTGTAGTTTGATGGAAAAATAGTTGCACCCCCTAAAGAAGCGTGGAAAAGTGGAGACTATTTGATTTACATTGATAATTTAGACGGACTCACAATTGATGGTAATGGTCATGGAGGAGCTGATGGAGGTGGTTCAACTTGGTGGCATTGCAAAAATTGTAAACGACCTGGGGtacatatatattcaattattCATTTTTCATCGTTTATCTATCATAAGTAATTTGTGGGAATAATTTTGATGCATTAATGCTATGATAATTTTTATGGTACAggtctttcattttcattcctGCAAGAATCTCAAAGTTAGTAACATAATGGTCACTAATAGCCCAAGTGGTCATGTCTCTGTTAACCAGTGCAATGGTGCAACATTCTCACATATATCTATTAACTCTCCTCCTAATAGTCCCAACACTGATGGCTTTGACATTTCTTTTTCTAGTAATATATTGGTAGAAGATTCAAACATAAAATCTGGTAATTCGAACTTTATATTAGcttatgataatttttatttttagtatgtatttatcatgttattttataaaaaaaaaagagctaaacataaaatgttataaaaaacaggaaaaagtaataaaataaaaaatagttataacaaaatattatataaataaatgtaaaaaaaaattatagcatTTGTCGTTATATCCATAAAATGATTAATGTTTTTGTAACATTAATTTGAGTcacgttttttttcttttctttctaattaGGTGACGATTGTATTGCCATTAACGGTGACTCCTCTTTTATCAATGCTACTGGAGTTACTTGTGGACCAGGCCATGGAATAAGGTTTGCAAAAATTGCCACATTTATATTCAATTTCACATGCACGCACACAAACACTATTTATATTCAATTtgccaattttttatgttagaCGACTAACATATATTAAATTAGTGTTTTAAATCTAAAGTTCAAATGTTATTTGTTATTACGATATACTATTAGTTTTTTGCCCCACGATATACTATTTGTGTTAGAGTATGAATTATTGATATCCACAAACTTATCTTAGTGTGCGAGAATcgtaaattatatattatacatGTGTTCGTGTTTTTTACAAATCTCATAAAATGTCTACTTTACAATTTAATCAGTGTTGGTAGCCTCGGTAAAGTAAGACCTAATGATAAAGTTTCCGATGTTCATGTACGGAATTGCACCTTCACCGGAACTTCAAATGGAGGAAGAATCAAGACAAAAATGGTGAGTATAATTAATAaggttaaatattttaaaattttctacaAAAATACGAATCtttccatattaatattttCGTTCTTTCTACATTACCCCTTGAAGAATTGATAGTATTTATTCAGCAACCAATAAAAGTTAGCACATAAGCAAATTTGTAagtgaagtaaaaaaaaaattaactgaaTTAAGAAGATCTAGACATCAAAGATATATatgacttatatttttttatcgtTGTGTAAATCTCATTCTTAAAGGGGTTATGTAGACcccataatataatattttatataatttagttcgtaaattttttatgaacacctttcaatatttactttttacaaaatttataacgCATTATGTGACAACATTTGGATTCTCCAATTTTTTGCAGGGTGGATCAGgttatgcaaaaaatattatttttgaggAAATCATCCTAAATAATGTCAAGAACCCTATTATTATAGATcagaaatataaaaattttggaCTGGTACATAGTTCActcaacattattattattattattattattattattattattattat from Trifolium pratense cultivar HEN17-A07 linkage group LG5, ARS_RC_1.1, whole genome shotgun sequence encodes:
- the LOC123886942 gene encoding probable polygalacturonase At3g15720, whose product is MQRFNFFVIILGFISPCLCTRLNVGTENDNYNVMDYGANGDGKTDDSQALVNAWSSACKHGGTLTIPAEKSFMVTNVKFRGPCKPKIHIQFDGKIVAPPKEAWKSGDYLIYIDNLDGLTIDGNGHGGADGGGSTWWHCKNCKRPGVQVFHFHSCKNLKVSNIMVTNSPSGHVSVNQCNGATFSHISINSPPNSPNTDGFDISFSSNILVEDSNIKSGDDCIAINGDSSFINATGVTCGPGHGISVGSLGKVRPNDKVSDVHVRNCTFTGTSNGGRIKTKMGGSGYAKNIIFEEIILNNVKNPIIIDQKYKNFGLDTDVVVSDVTFRGFTGTCSGDIAINLDCRKKLSVICNNAYGTATNTIPSVTCLLN